From Pseudomonas hefeiensis, one genomic window encodes:
- a CDS encoding cytochrome C: MRKEVSRHGPFGCALLSVLLSPCASAAPALSPQIPFDVTVTEEHPTLVSLQRDFDDLSWQTFIALNWPALDNGNPNTGTPIGKQDGATVWESWKESYQIFRAKGQAPLAWDAPATLPEACKSLKPGRLLQQMGKVPDVLDEFIQPFESGPLVDQNGAYTRNEIVVNRSMFDSIVDNGLYSIEGQQKFFAANPTNTVAFSCGSTKTKDVGAVMVKASWKVLGANDRPQDFHTVDALVYTPGNSDPSKGPIVGESCKSEPVGLVGLHIVHKTDSAAQWVWSTFEHVKNVPEKTIPPAQRVGPYLFYNASSQSDINQPPPRPWNPAVKATPSQIVREIPLTEATKTLNATYQALLRTVNAQSVWANYQLISTQWPSDPPDTCQVSAANPLGSPAPSFLANATLETYIQGTVPQASSSCMACHGNAATHATESPRTSFADFTYLLERAQSTGATRSQP, from the coding sequence ATGAGAAAGGAAGTCAGTCGGCATGGCCCGTTCGGCTGTGCATTGTTAAGCGTCTTGCTGAGCCCCTGCGCCAGCGCCGCCCCCGCCTTGTCACCGCAAATACCCTTCGATGTCACGGTTACGGAGGAACATCCCACTCTGGTCAGCCTTCAGCGCGATTTCGATGACCTGTCATGGCAAACCTTCATTGCCCTGAACTGGCCGGCGCTGGACAACGGCAATCCAAATACCGGCACCCCCATCGGCAAGCAGGATGGGGCGACGGTGTGGGAAAGCTGGAAAGAGAGCTACCAGATCTTCCGGGCCAAGGGGCAGGCGCCGCTGGCCTGGGACGCGCCGGCGACGCTTCCCGAGGCGTGCAAGTCGCTCAAGCCCGGTCGCCTGTTGCAGCAGATGGGCAAGGTGCCCGATGTGCTGGATGAGTTTATCCAGCCTTTCGAGAGCGGCCCGCTGGTGGATCAGAACGGTGCCTATACGCGTAACGAAATCGTGGTCAACCGATCGATGTTCGATTCAATTGTCGACAATGGTCTGTACAGCATCGAAGGCCAGCAGAAGTTTTTTGCCGCAAACCCAACCAACACCGTGGCTTTCAGCTGCGGCTCGACCAAGACAAAGGACGTCGGCGCGGTGATGGTGAAAGCGTCGTGGAAAGTGCTGGGCGCCAATGATCGCCCGCAGGATTTTCACACCGTCGATGCGCTGGTCTATACACCGGGAAACAGCGACCCGAGCAAAGGACCCATTGTCGGGGAGTCGTGCAAGTCCGAACCGGTGGGGCTGGTGGGACTGCACATCGTTCACAAGACCGATAGCGCCGCGCAGTGGGTCTGGTCGACCTTTGAACATGTGAAAAACGTACCCGAAAAGACCATACCCCCGGCTCAGCGGGTGGGGCCTTATCTGTTCTACAACGCTTCCAGCCAAAGCGACATCAACCAGCCGCCGCCCCGGCCATGGAATCCGGCGGTCAAGGCAACACCCTCGCAGATCGTGCGTGAGATACCGCTGACCGAGGCCACCAAAACCCTGAACGCCACCTATCAAGCCCTGTTGCGCACAGTCAATGCGCAGAGCGTCTGGGCCAACTACCAACTGATCAGTACCCAGTGGCCGTCAGATCCACCCGACACCTGCCAGGTATCGGCCGCCAATCCGTTGGGCAGTCCCGCGCCCTCGTTCCTGGCCAACGCCACGCTGGAAACCTACATCCAGGGCACCGTGCCCCAGGCGTCGTCCAGTTGCATGGCGTGCCATGGCAATGCGGCCACCCATGCCACCGAATCGCCGCGCACCAGCTTCGCGGATTTCACCTATTTGCTCGAACGCGCACAGTCCACCGGCGCGACAAGGAGTCAGCCATGA
- a CDS encoding Crp/Fnr family transcriptional regulator encodes MNTHPWHSHLLAGHWYSHLPAELQNSLLGMSRVRRLVPGHRLFQRGDPPCGMYAVLEGAVRIGAVNEQGKEALLSVVEAPHWFGEICLFDGQPRTHDAVGVGQCTLLHLPQAPLMAFLQEHPIYWRDIARLMSHKLRLTFINLEHLSLMPAPVRVAHRLLMIAEGYGEIEPARRVLQLPQEQLALMLSLSRQTTNQILKDLQGQGIVQLAYGEIEILDIERLRALTTI; translated from the coding sequence ATGAATACGCATCCCTGGCACTCGCACCTGTTGGCCGGTCACTGGTACAGCCACTTGCCCGCTGAGTTACAGAATAGTCTGTTGGGCATGTCGCGGGTGCGCCGCCTGGTACCGGGACACCGGTTGTTCCAGCGCGGTGACCCGCCCTGCGGGATGTACGCCGTATTGGAAGGCGCGGTACGGATTGGCGCAGTGAACGAACAGGGCAAGGAAGCGCTGCTCAGCGTGGTGGAGGCACCCCACTGGTTTGGTGAAATCTGTCTGTTCGATGGCCAGCCGCGCACCCATGACGCGGTGGGCGTGGGCCAGTGCACATTGCTGCACTTGCCGCAGGCGCCGTTGATGGCGTTTCTGCAAGAGCATCCAATCTATTGGCGAGATATTGCGCGGCTGATGAGCCATAAACTGCGCCTGACCTTCATCAATCTCGAACACCTGAGCCTGATGCCCGCCCCGGTCCGTGTTGCCCATCGCCTGCTGATGATCGCCGAAGGCTACGGCGAAATCGAACCGGCGCGACGGGTCTTGCAACTGCCCCAGGAGCAACTGGCGCTCATGCTCTCACTGTCGCGCCAGACCACCAACCAGATCCTCAAGGACTTGCAGGGCCAGGGCATTGTGCAGCTGGCTTATGGCGAGATTGAAATCCTGGATATCGAGCGGTTGCGGGCCCTGACCACAATCTGA
- a CDS encoding GMC family oxidoreductase — translation MSTEQAEVVIVGAGLAGSIIAYQLSMAGVDVLVLESGPEIPANRTQYLERFYTATLKTPESPYPPVSNLDTPRNPAEQNAPRATIADLILGWDKPQVSYLVQKGPLPFTSTYERVGGGTTWHWVGTCLRMVPNDFRLKSKYGVGVDWPISYDDLQSAYCRAEAEIGVSANVADQAYLGMTFPEGYEFPMHSIPLSLVDGSFVTAVTGQSFDGLPLVVSPTPAGRNSQPYAGRRVCAGNTNCTPICPIQAKYDATVTMNKALATGKVRILYKTVASKVTVGADKNINGVEFIQYQLGYGPATGTGVAIGQRYVIAAHAIETPKLLLNSVSSAWPKGVANSSGQVGRSLADHPIYLAWGLMPEGKAVFPYRGPVSTAGIESLRDGDFRKQRAAWRIEIGNEGWNWPATDPYKTVADFIDGSNDGGANPLPPAKEPQQVLYGTALVQKLNDIFIRQFRIGFLVEQVEDDPDHANCYIVPSTEYKDRLGIPRPEIHYDLSAYTKEGFRQAKLLATHIIEDLLGAVELTKPLPPGLFTYQGVPYSFQGAGHLMGTYRMGDDPHKSVVDKYQRSWDHQNLFLVGDGVFPSTGTSNPSLTIAALSFQAGDTLANDLRAVTMQVQSNVAWQGTGVQVNAEIPRLVRYISGQWCASPQGGNVDGNGGSRHIDYSSYALPGAAEGALIGRVGNGGKPFLVGDLGQVPGDQQGELQLCINDDLTGQHGSGLKDNTGALTIRVEFGAL, via the coding sequence ATGAGTACCGAACAAGCCGAAGTGGTGATCGTTGGCGCAGGACTGGCCGGTAGCATCATTGCTTACCAATTGAGCATGGCCGGAGTGGATGTGCTGGTGCTTGAGTCCGGCCCCGAGATCCCGGCCAACCGCACGCAATACCTGGAGCGGTTCTACACCGCGACGCTTAAAACCCCGGAATCGCCTTACCCACCCGTGTCGAACCTGGACACCCCGCGTAATCCGGCCGAACAGAACGCCCCACGGGCGACCATTGCCGATCTGATCCTTGGCTGGGATAAGCCTCAGGTCAGCTATTTGGTACAGAAAGGTCCGCTCCCCTTCACCAGTACCTATGAGCGCGTGGGTGGTGGGACGACCTGGCATTGGGTCGGGACATGCCTGCGCATGGTGCCGAACGATTTTCGCCTGAAGTCAAAATATGGTGTTGGGGTCGACTGGCCGATCAGCTACGACGACTTGCAAAGTGCCTATTGCCGGGCAGAGGCGGAAATCGGCGTGTCGGCCAATGTCGCCGACCAGGCGTATCTGGGCATGACGTTTCCTGAAGGCTATGAGTTTCCGATGCATAGCATTCCGCTGTCCCTGGTCGATGGCAGTTTTGTCACGGCCGTGACGGGGCAGTCTTTCGATGGCTTGCCGCTGGTTGTCAGCCCGACGCCGGCCGGGCGCAATTCCCAACCTTACGCCGGGCGCCGGGTGTGCGCCGGCAATACCAATTGCACACCGATCTGTCCGATCCAGGCCAAGTACGACGCTACCGTGACGATGAACAAGGCACTGGCCACCGGCAAAGTCCGGATACTGTACAAAACCGTGGCCAGCAAGGTGACTGTGGGGGCGGACAAAAACATCAATGGTGTGGAGTTCATCCAGTATCAGTTGGGCTACGGCCCGGCCACTGGCACTGGCGTGGCCATCGGGCAGCGTTATGTGATCGCCGCCCATGCCATCGAAACACCCAAGCTGTTGCTCAATTCCGTCAGCTCAGCCTGGCCCAAAGGCGTAGCCAACAGCAGCGGGCAGGTGGGGCGCAGCCTCGCCGACCACCCGATCTACCTGGCCTGGGGGCTGATGCCGGAAGGCAAGGCGGTATTTCCGTACCGTGGCCCTGTGTCCACAGCGGGCATTGAGAGCTTGCGTGACGGTGACTTTCGCAAGCAACGCGCGGCGTGGCGTATCGAAATTGGCAACGAGGGCTGGAACTGGCCGGCCACCGACCCATACAAAACCGTGGCTGATTTCATCGATGGCAGCAACGACGGCGGTGCCAACCCGTTGCCGCCGGCCAAAGAACCCCAGCAAGTGCTGTACGGGACAGCGCTGGTCCAGAAGCTCAACGACATATTCATTCGCCAGTTCCGGATCGGATTTCTGGTGGAGCAGGTCGAGGACGATCCTGATCACGCCAATTGCTACATCGTGCCGTCCACCGAGTACAAGGACCGGCTCGGCATTCCCCGGCCGGAAATTCACTACGACCTGTCCGCTTACACCAAGGAGGGATTCCGGCAGGCGAAGTTGTTGGCAACTCACATCATCGAGGACTTGCTCGGCGCGGTGGAGCTGACCAAACCCCTTCCGCCCGGGTTGTTCACCTACCAGGGGGTGCCTTACAGCTTCCAGGGCGCCGGGCACCTGATGGGGACCTATCGCATGGGGGATGATCCGCACAAATCGGTGGTCGACAAATACCAGCGCAGTTGGGATCACCAGAACCTGTTTCTGGTGGGCGATGGCGTCTTCCCCAGCACCGGGACCTCGAACCCGAGCCTGACCATCGCGGCGCTGTCGTTCCAGGCCGGGGATACGCTGGCCAATGACTTGCGGGCGGTGACGATGCAGGTCCAATCCAATGTCGCCTGGCAGGGCACTGGCGTGCAGGTCAACGCCGAGATTCCACGTCTGGTTCGCTACATCAGCGGACAATGGTGCGCCAGTCCGCAGGGCGGCAATGTCGATGGAAATGGCGGTTCGAGGCACATCGACTACAGCAGCTATGCCTTGCCCGGTGCCGCCGAAGGCGCCTTGATAGGTCGCGTGGGCAATGGTGGCAAGCCGTTCCTGGTGGGTGATCTGGGGCAGGTTCCGGGCGATCAGCAAGGGGAACTGCAGCTGTGCATCAACGATGACCTGACCGGGCAGCACGGGTCTGGCTTGAAAGATAACACCGGCGCGCTGACGATACGGGTCGAGTTTGGTGCGCTGTAA
- a CDS encoding fatty acid desaturase — protein sequence MHGTCASPERLNAQQRSAHIRQVVLARGEELRQRYPILRHQDALGAGILAFALAGMVGSALLYINGHLAGWVCLLLNAFFASLTHELEHDLIHSMYFRKQRVPHNLMMGLVWLARPSTINPWIRRHLHLNHHKVSGSEADMEERAITNGEPWGLARLLMVGDNVMSAFIRLLRAKTWAHKRSILKRTLKVYFPLALLHWGAWYVFLGFHGANAVAYLLGTAIDWSAATLAVMHVIDIAAVVIIGPNVLRTFCLHFISSNMHYYGDIEPGNVIQQTQVLNPWWLWPLQAFCFNFGSSHGIHHFVVKEPFYIRQMTVPVAHQVMREMGVRFNDFGTFGRANRFVREEGVVRV from the coding sequence ATGCACGGCACTTGCGCAAGCCCCGAGCGATTGAATGCACAACAGCGATCGGCCCATATTCGCCAGGTGGTCCTGGCCCGGGGCGAGGAGTTGCGCCAGCGCTACCCGATCCTGCGCCACCAGGATGCGTTGGGCGCGGGCATCCTGGCGTTTGCTCTGGCCGGGATGGTCGGCTCGGCGCTGCTCTACATCAACGGTCACCTGGCTGGCTGGGTGTGCCTGCTGCTCAACGCTTTTTTCGCGTCCCTGACCCACGAGCTGGAACACGATCTGATCCACAGCATGTATTTTCGCAAGCAACGCGTACCCCACAATCTGATGATGGGCCTGGTGTGGCTGGCGCGGCCCAGCACCATCAACCCGTGGATCCGCCGCCACTTGCACCTCAATCATCACAAGGTGTCCGGCAGCGAGGCTGACATGGAAGAGCGGGCCATCACCAACGGCGAGCCCTGGGGGCTGGCGCGGCTGCTGATGGTGGGCGACAACGTGATGTCGGCGTTCATTCGCCTGCTGCGGGCCAAGACCTGGGCGCACAAGCGCAGCATCCTCAAGCGCACGCTGAAGGTGTATTTCCCGCTGGCGCTGTTGCACTGGGGCGCGTGGTACGTGTTTCTCGGTTTCCATGGGGCCAACGCTGTCGCCTATCTGCTTGGCACGGCGATTGATTGGTCGGCGGCCACGCTGGCAGTGATGCATGTGATCGATATCGCGGCGGTGGTGATCATCGGCCCGAACGTGCTGCGCACCTTTTGCCTGCATTTCATCAGCTCGAACATGCATTATTACGGCGACATCGAGCCGGGCAATGTCATCCAGCAAACCCAGGTGCTCAACCCGTGGTGGCTGTGGCCGTTGCAGGCGTTCTGCTTCAACTTCGGCAGCAGCCACGGCATCCATCATTTCGTGGTCAAAGAGCCGTTCTACATCCGCCAGATGACGGTGCCGGTGGCCCACCAAGTGATGCGCGAGATGGGCGTGCGGTTCAATGATTTCGGCACGTTTGGGCGGGCGAACCGGTTTGTGCGGGAAGAGGGTGTGGTGCGGGTTTGA
- a CDS encoding sulfate/molybdate ABC transporter ATP-binding protein, with translation MSIEARNVSKHFNAFKALDNINLDIQSGELVALLGPSGCGKTTLLQIIAGLETPDLGNIVFHGEDVSGHDVRDRNVGFVFQHYALFRHMTVFDNVAFGLRMKPRNQRPNESQIATKVHELLNMVQLDWLADRYPEQLSGGQRQRIALARALAVEPKVLLLDEPFGALDAKVRKELRRWLARLHEDINLTSVFVTHDQEEAMEVADRIVVMNKGVIEQIGSPGDVYENPASDFVYHFLGDSNRLHLGEDRHVLFRPHEVSLSRSELEDHHAAEVRDIRPLGATTRVTLKVEGQSELIEAEVVKDHDSLVGLAKGETLFFRPKVWQKVANL, from the coding sequence ATGTCGATTGAAGCCCGTAACGTCAGCAAGCATTTCAACGCGTTCAAGGCCCTGGACAACATTAACCTGGATATCCAGAGCGGTGAGCTGGTGGCGCTGCTCGGCCCGTCGGGCTGCGGCAAGACCACGCTGCTGCAGATCATCGCCGGCCTTGAAACCCCGGACCTGGGCAATATCGTGTTTCACGGTGAGGACGTGTCCGGCCACGATGTGCGTGATCGCAACGTTGGTTTCGTGTTCCAGCACTACGCCTTGTTCCGTCACATGACCGTGTTCGACAACGTCGCCTTCGGCCTGCGCATGAAGCCCAGGAACCAGCGCCCGAACGAAAGCCAGATCGCAACCAAGGTCCACGAACTGTTGAACATGGTGCAACTGGACTGGCTTGCCGATCGCTATCCCGAGCAACTTTCCGGCGGCCAGCGCCAGCGCATTGCTCTGGCCCGGGCGTTGGCGGTGGAACCCAAGGTGTTGCTGCTGGACGAACCCTTCGGCGCCCTCGACGCCAAGGTTCGCAAGGAACTGCGGCGCTGGCTGGCGCGGCTGCACGAGGACATCAACCTGACCTCGGTGTTCGTGACCCACGATCAGGAAGAGGCCATGGAAGTCGCCGACCGAATTGTCGTGATGAACAAAGGCGTGATCGAGCAGATCGGCTCACCGGGCGATGTGTATGAAAACCCCGCCAGTGATTTTGTGTACCACTTCCTGGGCGACTCCAACCGTCTGCACCTGGGCGAAGACCGTCATGTGCTATTCCGCCCCCACGAGGTCTCGCTGTCGCGTTCGGAATTGGAGGATCACCACGCCGCCGAGGTGCGCGACATCCGCCCGCTGGGCGCCACGACGCGGGTGACCTTGAAGGTTGAGGGCCAGAGCGAACTGATCGAAGCCGAAGTGGTGAAGGATCACGACAGCCTGGTGGGCCTGGCGAAGGGCGAGACGCTGTTTTTCAGGCCGAAGGTCTGGCAGAAAGTCGCCAACCTCTAA
- a CDS encoding AraC family transcriptional regulator, with the protein MTEPTSLASWTRALRKQLDALGLDSHALCLEAGLDPQWMDDPNARYPLSATTRLWELAVQASGDPAIGLRVSRFVSPTTFHALGYALVASGSLREVFERIVRYHPVVSDALTLHLSRCEDRYRFTLDVPQGRATPAFEAIDAFAAIYVRTCRNRLGRDYAPLAVYLRRPEPTDPGPWHKVFRSPVYFGAGQDCLEFNLADFDSHLDDANPELAEHNETVLKRTLAQLQPLTWERKVRAAIEAQLPEGEPSAERIAQAMHLSLRSLQRHLADEGCRFDTLLNECRENLALLHLRDPRCSLSEVGYLLGFADASSFSRAFKRWTGMTPGQFREGLR; encoded by the coding sequence ATGACTGAACCCACCTCCCTCGCCAGTTGGACCCGCGCCCTGCGCAAACAGCTTGATGCGTTGGGCCTGGACAGCCATGCCCTGTGTCTGGAGGCCGGGCTCGATCCGCAATGGATGGACGACCCGAATGCCCGTTATCCGCTCTCGGCCACCACGCGCCTGTGGGAGTTGGCCGTGCAGGCCAGCGGCGATCCGGCGATCGGCCTGCGGGTTTCGCGCTTCGTCAGTCCCACCACGTTCCACGCGTTGGGCTACGCCCTGGTGGCCAGCGGCAGCTTGCGAGAAGTGTTTGAGCGAATCGTGCGTTATCACCCGGTGGTCAGCGATGCGTTGACACTGCACTTGAGCCGCTGCGAAGACCGTTACCGCTTCACGCTCGACGTGCCCCAGGGCCGGGCGACGCCGGCCTTTGAAGCCATCGATGCATTCGCCGCGATTTACGTGCGCACGTGTCGCAACCGACTGGGCCGCGATTACGCACCGCTGGCGGTGTACTTGCGGCGCCCGGAACCGACGGACCCCGGCCCCTGGCATAAAGTGTTTCGTTCGCCTGTGTACTTCGGCGCCGGGCAAGATTGCCTGGAATTCAACCTCGCCGATTTCGACAGCCACCTGGACGACGCCAACCCGGAGCTGGCCGAACACAACGAGACGGTACTCAAGCGCACGCTCGCCCAGCTCCAGCCGCTGACCTGGGAGCGCAAGGTGCGAGCCGCTATCGAAGCCCAACTGCCCGAAGGCGAACCCAGCGCCGAGCGCATCGCCCAGGCCATGCACCTGAGCCTGCGCAGCCTGCAACGGCATTTGGCCGATGAAGGCTGCCGCTTCGACACGCTGCTTAACGAGTGTCGGGAAAACCTGGCGCTGCTGCACCTGCGCGATCCGCGGTGCTCACTGAGTGAAGTCGGTTATCTCCTGGGCTTTGCCGATGCCAGCAGCTTCAGCCGTGCGTTCAAGCGCTGGACCGGAATGACCCCGGGGCAGTTTCGTGAGGGTTTGCGCTAG
- a CDS encoding transposase, with amino-acid sequence MAMPVAIHQPIVGVDVAKDELVMYHAESDQLETIPNTKAAIKKWLKALSTRVDIAIEATNIYHLEFADLAHKAGCLIYMVGGYELSHYRKGVNVRAKTDALDARLLARYLKNEGQELKPWSPPSPLYRRLVSLFRRRAAVVQARVSLSQAWANEPLLKAAFKRQVSAMQRLETLVEQKIQEELKEAGLLGQLKRCMKVEGIGLLTGARLITSFQRGDFRNADAFIAFLGLDLRISQSGRKKGRSCLTKRGDPEARRLLHNAAMSARRTERWKGVYEALLARGLSTTQAMVALSRKLARVVFALLKSQSEYQPKSV; translated from the coding sequence ATGGCAATGCCCGTCGCCATCCACCAACCGATCGTAGGTGTAGATGTCGCCAAGGACGAGTTGGTGATGTATCACGCCGAGTCAGATCAACTCGAGACGATCCCTAACACCAAAGCTGCGATCAAGAAATGGCTCAAGGCCTTGTCCACACGGGTGGATATTGCTATTGAGGCCACCAACATCTATCACTTGGAGTTCGCCGATCTGGCTCACAAGGCCGGCTGCTTGATCTATATGGTCGGTGGTTATGAGCTCAGTCACTACCGCAAAGGTGTGAACGTTCGCGCCAAGACCGATGCCCTGGATGCTCGCCTATTGGCCCGTTACCTGAAGAACGAAGGACAAGAGCTAAAACCCTGGAGTCCGCCATCGCCCTTGTATCGCAGGCTCGTAAGCCTTTTCCGGCGCCGTGCGGCTGTGGTTCAAGCCCGTGTCAGTCTGAGCCAAGCCTGGGCGAATGAGCCGCTGCTCAAAGCCGCGTTCAAGCGCCAAGTAAGCGCCATGCAAAGGCTGGAAACGCTGGTCGAACAAAAGATCCAGGAAGAGCTCAAGGAAGCGGGATTGCTGGGGCAGCTCAAACGCTGCATGAAAGTCGAAGGTATTGGCCTGTTGACCGGAGCGCGATTGATCACATCGTTTCAGCGTGGAGATTTCCGAAATGCCGATGCTTTCATCGCGTTTCTGGGGTTGGACCTGCGTATATCGCAATCAGGACGAAAAAAGGGGCGCAGTTGCCTGACCAAGCGAGGAGATCCGGAAGCTCGCCGCTTGCTCCACAACGCTGCGATGTCGGCAAGGCGCACCGAGAGATGGAAGGGGGTTTATGAGGCGTTACTGGCCCGAGGGCTGAGTACGACCCAAGCCATGGTGGCGTTGTCGCGCAAGCTTGCCCGAGTGGTATTCGCTCTGCTGAAAAGTCAGAGTGAATACCAGCCAAAAAGCGTTTAG
- the cysW gene encoding sulfate ABC transporter permease subunit CysW: protein MSQSSIYAASTNAARRGSAASRRVLLGLGWLIFALFLLLPLFIVVSQGLKLGLGAFFAAIFEPDALSALRLTVVAVLISVPLNLVFGVSAAWCVSKYSFRGKSLLVTLIDLPFSVSPVIAGLVYVLMFGAQGLFGPWLSDHDIQIVFALPGIVLATIFVTVPFVARELIPLMQEQGTQEEEAARLLGANGWQMFWHVTVPNIKWGLIYGVVLCTARAMGEFGAVSVVSGHIRGVTNTLPLHVEILYNEYNHVAAFAVASLLLILALLILLLKQWSENRINRLRNSSAEE from the coding sequence ATGTCCCAATCGTCTATTTACGCGGCCTCCACCAACGCCGCCCGCCGTGGCAGTGCTGCTTCGCGGCGAGTCCTGCTTGGCCTTGGCTGGTTGATTTTTGCGCTGTTCCTGCTGCTGCCGCTGTTCATCGTGGTCTCCCAGGGACTGAAGCTGGGCCTGGGGGCGTTCTTTGCCGCAATCTTCGAACCCGACGCCCTGTCGGCGCTCAGGCTCACGGTGGTCGCGGTGCTGATCTCGGTGCCGCTGAACCTGGTGTTCGGTGTCAGCGCCGCATGGTGCGTGAGCAAGTATTCATTCCGTGGCAAAAGCCTGCTGGTGACCCTGATCGACCTGCCGTTCTCGGTCTCGCCAGTGATCGCAGGCCTGGTCTACGTGCTGATGTTCGGCGCCCAGGGGCTGTTCGGTCCGTGGCTTTCGGATCACGACATTCAGATCGTATTTGCGCTACCGGGCATCGTACTGGCGACCATTTTTGTCACCGTGCCTTTCGTGGCCCGCGAACTGATCCCGCTGATGCAGGAGCAGGGCACCCAGGAAGAGGAAGCCGCGCGCCTGCTGGGCGCCAATGGTTGGCAAATGTTCTGGCATGTCACTGTGCCGAACATCAAGTGGGGCCTGATCTATGGCGTGGTGCTGTGTACGGCCCGGGCCATGGGCGAGTTCGGCGCGGTGTCGGTGGTGTCCGGGCATATCCGCGGGGTGACCAACACCCTGCCGCTGCACGTCGAGATCCTCTACAACGAATACAACCACGTGGCTGCGTTCGCCGTGGCGAGCCTGTTGCTGATCCTGGCGCTCTTGATCCTGCTGCTCAAGCAGTGGAGCGAAAACCGAATCAACCGTCTGCGCAACAGCAGCGCGGAGGAATAA
- a CDS encoding DUF962 domain-containing protein, with amino-acid sequence MKSLVDHLSQYAAYHRDPRNIATHFIGIPLIFVAVAVLLSRPGWPVGALLVSPALLVAVASAWFYLRLELRLGVLMTVLLALALWLGQVLAAQSTLVWLGSGLGMFVLGWVIQFVGHYYEGRKPAFVDDLTGLIVGPLFVVVEAGFLLGLRGELKRAIEERVGPVALRNQRSAV; translated from the coding sequence ATGAAAAGCCTCGTTGATCATCTCAGTCAATACGCCGCCTACCACCGCGACCCACGCAACATTGCCACGCACTTCATCGGCATTCCGCTGATTTTTGTCGCCGTCGCCGTGCTGCTGTCACGGCCGGGTTGGCCGGTAGGCGCGCTGCTAGTGTCGCCGGCGCTGCTGGTAGCGGTAGCCAGTGCCTGGTTCTATCTTCGCCTGGAACTGCGACTGGGCGTGCTGATGACGGTACTGCTGGCCCTGGCGCTATGGTTGGGCCAGGTGCTCGCCGCGCAAAGCACATTGGTATGGCTGGGCAGTGGCCTGGGAATGTTTGTGCTGGGCTGGGTGATCCAGTTCGTCGGCCACTATTACGAAGGCCGCAAGCCGGCGTTCGTCGATGACCTCACCGGGTTGATTGTCGGGCCGCTGTTCGTGGTGGTGGAGGCGGGCTTCCTGCTGGGGCTTCGCGGCGAACTGAAGCGGGCCATCGAGGAGCGCGTCGGGCCGGTGGCGTTGCGCAACCAGCGTTCGGCCGTCTGA
- a CDS encoding sorbitol dehydrogenase codes for MSSDLDKFVGLSSALTGIPVNRLAPQIDPVGLPPIFLDYVTPRITPEVLNALLAQYTAQAAQKLPPDLIAQKVLVGTGPQPVIPQTVLAARSIMKLWLLGVWYQPYDAGNFKVGESTVVSDQAYIYSWAWKIAQAHPMGYSESFFGYWNAEPSSLEDLTGVPANGQQGALS; via the coding sequence ATGAGCAGTGATCTGGACAAATTCGTGGGTCTTTCATCGGCCCTGACCGGCATTCCCGTAAACCGGTTGGCGCCGCAGATCGACCCGGTCGGTTTACCACCGATATTTCTCGACTACGTGACCCCGCGCATTACCCCTGAGGTGCTCAATGCGTTGCTGGCCCAATACACCGCGCAGGCAGCGCAAAAGCTACCCCCGGACCTGATCGCCCAAAAGGTGCTGGTGGGCACCGGGCCGCAACCGGTGATCCCGCAAACCGTGCTGGCCGCGCGGTCGATCATGAAGCTGTGGTTGCTGGGCGTCTGGTACCAACCGTATGACGCCGGGAATTTCAAAGTGGGTGAGTCGACGGTGGTCTCCGACCAGGCCTACATCTACAGCTGGGCCTGGAAAATCGCCCAGGCCCATCCGATGGGCTACAGCGAATCTTTCTTCGGTTATTGGAACGCTGAGCCATCGAGCCTTGAGGACTTGACCGGCGTACCTGCCAACGGACAGCAAGGAGCCTTGTCATGA